In one window of Thermus neutrinimicus DNA:
- a CDS encoding helix-turn-helix domain-containing protein, which yields MPKKRKEQREVKPIALKPEEFAQAMGVAPLTVYNWIRAGLIPHVRINKRIYIHYNAVEELLNGRSS from the coding sequence ATGCCAAAGAAAAGGAAGGAACAAAGGGAAGTAAAGCCTATTGCCCTTAAACCCGAGGAGTTTGCCCAGGCGATGGGGGTTGCCCCGCTTACCGTTTACAACTGGATCCGCGCGGGCCTCATTCCCCATGTTCGCATTAATAAGCGCATTTATATCCACTACAACGCTGTGGAGGAGCTTCTGAACGGGAGGTCGTCATGA
- a CDS encoding helix-turn-helix domain-containing protein — MPKLMTVDEAAKYLGIPVHHIYQAVRAKPGNPFHLRHVRLGKRFYFQAEWLDEWTERVASEPPASVLRLERRAE; from the coding sequence ATGCCGAAGCTCATGACGGTTGACGAGGCGGCGAAGTACCTGGGCATCCCGGTTCACCACATCTACCAGGCGGTGCGGGCAAAGCCGGGAAACCCGTTCCACCTGCGGCACGTGCGACTGGGCAAGCGCTTTTACTTCCAGGCGGAGTGGCTGGACGAGTGGACCGAGCGGGTGGCTTCCGAGCCCCCCGCTTCCGTTTTGCGGCTGGAGAGGAGGGCGGAATGA
- a CDS encoding helix-turn-helix domain-containing protein, whose amino-acid sequence MQVYRVDEVARMFKVSRITVLRWIKNGRLRARKLGKGYRITEQDLDLFLNADTNGLVKGGSRD is encoded by the coding sequence ATGCAGGTCTACAGGGTAGACGAGGTAGCCCGCATGTTTAAGGTCAGCCGCATCACCGTGCTGAGATGGATAAAGAACGGCAGGTTGCGAGCCCGCAAACTAGGCAAGGGTTACAGGATTACGGAGCAAGACCTGGACCTTTTTTTGAACGCAGATACCAATGGATTGGTAAAAGGGGGTAGCCGTGATTGA